One region of Ictalurus punctatus breed USDA103 chromosome 6, Coco_2.0, whole genome shotgun sequence genomic DNA includes:
- the gpr34b gene encoding probable G-protein coupled receptor 34b, giving the protein MAEHDFNNISRIIYTNAEIQKQDHLTRKCGNFSLNDGSLRVPLAVFYLLIFLFGLVGNLLALWVFLRLHSKKNSVRVFLINLALADLVLMICLPFRVAYHANHDIWSLHPVLCRVVGNVFYMNMYLSIFLLGLISIDRYVKLQGVSDRRRFLSRKQSFLTCCLLWVVATVSIIPMIATGGDRTIPNMCFQYKHLLNAKWKAYMNIVVVILFWVVYGILVTSYGKIAMGLLQVSEERPDFPNAAKYVRTARKSFFVLFLFSLCFVPYHLVRIFYIYSQITDVSCEWIQLVDKVNELSLLLSAFNSCLDPVMYFLLCGSVRKAVLKMLCKNSCLKTSGGFSSSSYEKGRNQREQPTQSDTSTL; this is encoded by the coding sequence ATGGCAGAGCACGATTTCAACAATATCTCCCGTATTATCTACACTAATGctgaaatacaaaaacaagacCATCTAACTAGAAAGTGTGGCAATTTCAGCTTGAATGATGGCAGTCTCCGGGTCCCGTTGGCAGTCTTCTACTTGCTCATCTTCCTGTTTGGCTTAGTTGGCAACCTGCTAGCCCTCTGGGTGTTCCTGCGACTACACTCCAAGAAGAATTCAGTACGCGTTTTCCTCATTAACCTGGCTTTGGCGGATTTGGTCCTCATGATCTGCCTGCCCTTCCGTGTGGCTTACCATGCCAACCATGACATCTGGAGCTTACATCCTGTGCTCTGCAGGGTAGTGGGCAATGTTTTCTACATGAACAtgtatttaagcatttttctgCTGGGGCTTATTAGTATAGATCGCTATGTTAAACTGCAGGGGGTCTCTGACAGGCGGAGGTTCCTCAGCAGAAAGCAGAGCTTTCTCACATGTTGTCTCCTCTGGGTAGTGGCTACTGTCAGCATAATACCTATGATTGCCACGGGTGGAGATCGTACAATACCTAATATGTGTTTCCAGTACAAACACCTGCTCAATGCCAAATGGAAGGCCTACATGAACATTGTTGTTGTGATTCTTTTCTGGGTGGTCTATGGCATTCTGGTAACCTCTTATGGGAAGATAGCAATGGGGCTGCTTCAGGTCTCTGAGGAGAGGCCAGACTTTCCAAATGCGGCCAAGTATGTCAGAACCGCTCGGAAGTCCTTCTTTGTCCTCTTTCTCTTCAGCTTGTGCTTTGTACCCTATCACTTGGTGAGGATCTTCTACATCTACTCACAGATCACAGACGTTTCTTGTGAGTGGATTCAGTTAGTGGACAAGGTCAACGAGTTATCTCTGCTACTGTCTGCATTTAACAGCTGCCTGGATCCAGTCATGTACTTTCTGCTGTGTGGCTCAGTGCGCAAAGCGGTACTGAAGATGCTGTGCAAAAACTCCTGCCTGAAGACTTCTGGTGGCTTCAGCAGCTCCAGCTATGAAAAGGGAAGAAACCAAAGGGAGCAGCCTACACAAAGCGACACCAGCACGCTGTAA